The Synechocystis sp. PCC 6714 genome includes the window TGACACCTCCGCTAAACACACCAACTCATCCCCTTCAACATGACCAGGGTTTTTTTGTAAAAAGAATTCCACATGGCGATCGCCTAATTTTTCCTCCGGTACCCGAAGGAGATTGGGGGTTAAGACCTGGGGTTGGGGCAAACGCACAATGCCCAAGCTGGAATCATAATGTTCCTGGAATTTTTCTTGGGCCAGATAGTCGATAAAATTTTGTACTGATGGAGGCGTGGGGCAACGGTAATGGGGATAAAATTCTTTGGCAAAAATACTCAAAAAACGATAGGTACGATAACCAGAAGAAATTAACAACCAATAGAGTTTTTCCGGCCTTTGCCCATGGAGCGTTTGCATAGCTTTTGTCCAAGCTTTGGCTAGGGCGGGGTTAGACCAGATGGAAGGGTCGGTAATGGTGTCACCGGAATAAACAATTCTGAGGGTTTCTCCTTGCCAGTGAATGGGGTAAAAGCAAAAAGTTGTAAAACCTTTCAATACCCCCGCCAATTTAAGCAAAATCACCCAATCTTTACTGTTTAAATCCCCCTGAAATTGTGGCCAAAATACCCCTTCAAAATGGGTTTGCAGCAATTGAAACATTGCCAATTGATCGGCATCAGCAATTTTACTAACTGGTACAAGTAAAGCTTCGATCATAGATTTTTCGGGAATTTTTGCAATCCGGCCAGCAAAAAGGACAGTCCCTATCTCCACCCCAAAAAGGGGCGATCGCCAAAATTACCCAACACTAATCAAAAGCATTGCTGCAAAGTCAGCGGATCCTATTAATTCATTATGGTCTCGGGGGCGAGCTTTTGCCGTCAAACCACCATCTCCTTTAATGGGTTAATTGTCCAAATTTCCCCGGGAAAAGAGGCGGCCAATAATTTCCTCGATGGGAGGGTCAGACACACTTAAATCCGCCACTGGTAGCTCGGCCAACAATCTGGCGATCGCCGTGGTTAAATTTTCCCGCTTGAGCAAAAAGCGCACCAAAAGACCTTCTACGCTTTCCACCTCACCGTAGACCTGTAGCTTTTCCAAGTCCATGGGCATAGATAATTCCACCACCACTTGCCGGTACGGGGAAAACCGTTCCACTAATTGGGCCAAATCACCGTCGTACATCAACTGTCCCTGGTGAATTAATAGGACTCGCTCACAGAGGGTGGTAATATCCGCCATGTAATGACTAGTCAGCAACACAGTGGCCTGGTAACGCTGGTTATACTCCTGTAAAAACTGGCGCACTGCCACTTGGGCATTAACATCCAGCCCCAGGGTGGGCTCATCTAAAAACAGAACGGTGGGATGGTGGAGCAGGGCTGCTAACAACTCGGCTTTCATCCGTTGCCCTAGGGATAGTTTCCGCACTGGTTGCTTCAATTCGGCGGTCAGATCGAGCATTTCGCTCAATTCCCCCAGCCGTTGCTCAAAAATTTTGTCGGGAATTTCGTAAATGGCCCCGTTAATACGGAGGGAATCCAAGGTAGGCAAATCCCAAATTAGTTGTTGTTTTTGCCCCATCACCAAACTGGTACGGCGTAAAAAAGCCGTTTGTCGCCGGAAGGGATCGAACCCCGCCACCCGCACTTTTCCCCCCGAGGGTTTGATCAACCCTGTGAGCATTTTAAGGGTAGTGGTTTTGCCCGCTCCGTTGGCCCCAAGAAAACCCACCATTGCTCCGGGGGGAATGGTAAAGGAAATGTCTTGTACTGCCAGCACTTGACGATAACGCCTTTGCCAAAAATGCTGGAGAGTCCCCTTTAGTCCGGGGGACTTGAGGGCAACGGGGTAAACTTTACTGAGATTTTCCACCACAATGGCGGGGCCGGACATTGAGGCCAAAGGAGTTTCTAGCCTAGACAAAGCGTCGTGACCTATGGCAAAAGTTCTAAATTAGTGAAGCGGAAATCGGTGCAGGTTTTTTCTCCCCCAGTGGCGATCGCCTCCACCGTTTGGCGGCTGGGTAGATAATAGCCCCCTAGTTCTTCATAGGTTTCGATGAAATCCCGTTTGCCTTTGAGGGTATTGGTTTTGGGATCTTTAAAAATAGCGTTGTATTTGACGGCAATATAGCCGGAGCCAGTGTCTAAGCTCTCCT containing:
- a CDS encoding ATP-binding cassette domain-containing protein, coding for MVENLSKVYPVALKSPGLKGTLQHFWQRRYRQVLAVQDISFTIPPGAMVGFLGANGAGKTTTLKMLTGLIKPSGGKVRVAGFDPFRRQTAFLRRTSLVMGQKQQLIWDLPTLDSLRINGAIYEIPDKIFEQRLGELSEMLDLTAELKQPVRKLSLGQRMKAELLAALLHHPTVLFLDEPTLGLDVNAQVAVRQFLQEYNQRYQATVLLTSHYMADITTLCERVLLIHQGQLMYDGDLAQLVERFSPYRQVVVELSMPMDLEKLQVYGEVESVEGLLVRFLLKRENLTTAIARLLAELPVADLSVSDPPIEEIIGRLFSRGNLDN